ACATGAAGAAAGATTAAAAAGAGGAGTTTTGTGGGATGGTGTAGGCAGTGCTTTAGCAGCTGTTTTCAACACTCTTCCTAATACAAGCTTTAGTCAAAATACTGGAGTTATCCAACTAAGCAAGATCGCAAGCCGAGTCGTCGGGTATGGTGTGGCAATTATTTTGATATTACTCGGTATCTTTCCAAAAATAGGTGCTCTAGTGAGCGTTATGCCTGCACCTGTCTTAGGAGGAGCAACTATAGCTCTTTTTGGTATGGTTGCTATGGCGGGTATGAAAATTGCGGTAAAAGGCGGAATAGACGATAGAAAAATGTTTATCTTAGCACTTTCTTTAGCTTTGGGATTAGGGGTCACTTTTAAGCCCGATATAGTAAACCAATTACCGGAATGGATGGCTGTTATCTTTTCTTCTAACATTACTGTTGGATTTTTAACCGCTTTTATTTTAAACCTCATTATGCCAGAACCAAAAAAAGAAACGAATGAGTACAAGACTTAAGTTTACGAATTGCTTCATCTGAGTGAATTTGATTATTTATGATTATTACCGTTTTTTGTTATTTATAGACAATTAAGAAAGATTAAGTGGGATTATCACTAAAAATCAAGTTTTTATTATTAGGTCAAAAAGGTGTATAATAATAACTTAACGAAGAAAAAAGATATTGATTTTAAAAGGGTATCAAGGCAAAACCGGTGTGGTTCCTTGTGGAAGCCCATTCCCAAAAAATATTTTAAAAACCTAGGAGGAATAAGATGATAGATTTAACTGTTAACAAAAATGTGCTCGAAAAAGCGATAGAAAGGGCTAAAGAAAATAATATTATTATACCAACCTTTGCACAAATGAGAGATCCCGGCTTAATTCCCGAAAAAATCAAACAAAGGTTAAAAAATATAGGTTTATGGGATGTTAATTCATACAACTTATTTAGAATTACATGGAAAAACGAACCGGTTCCAAAAGGTGGTTTATATGGCGATGTAAATTACTTTGAGTTACCATCTGAATTAACAGGCGTTAAAGCTCGAATCGTGGCATTGGTAGGTAAATGGTTCCCAACCGGCTCCCACAAGGTTGGTGCCACCTTTGGGTGCCTTGTACCAAGGCTTGTAACCGGTCAATTTGATCCTACTACTCAAAAAGCCGTTTGGCCTTCAACCGGAAATTATTGTCGTGGAGGTGCATACGACGCGCAGCTTTTGGGATGTGAATCCATAGCTATATTGCCTGAAGGTATGAGTAGAGAAAGATTCGAATGGTTATCAAAAGTTGCAGGGGAAGTAATTGGAACACCTGGAAGTGAAAGTAACGTAAAAGAGATATTCGATAAATGTAATGAATTAAAGTCTACTCACGACAATGTGGTTATTTTCAACCAGTTCGATGAAATGGGCAATCGTTTGTGGCATTATGTAGTTACAGGTCCCGCTATGGAAGAAGTCTTACAAAAAATCCTGGGGGAAAAAGACAGATTGGCAGGAACCGTACTCACTTCAGGATCGTCTGGAACGTTGGGTTCAGGAGAATATTTAAAATCTAAGTACCCAAATAGTAAATTAGCTGTCTCAGAGGCACTGCAGTGTCCCACTTTATTATACAACGGATTTGGTGCCCATCGAATTGAGGGCATAGGAGATAAACATGTGCCTTGGATTCATAACGTTAAAAATACCGAT
The nucleotide sequence above comes from Petrotoga miotherma DSM 10691. Encoded proteins:
- a CDS encoding phosphoribosylaminoimidazolesuccinocarboxamide synthase, which encodes MIDLTVNKNVLEKAIERAKENNIIIPTFAQMRDPGLIPEKIKQRLKNIGLWDVNSYNLFRITWKNEPVPKGGLYGDVNYFELPSELTGVKARIVALVGKWFPTGSHKVGATFGCLVPRLVTGQFDPTTQKAVWPSTGNYCRGGAYDAQLLGCESIAILPEGMSRERFEWLSKVAGEVIGTPGSESNVKEIFDKCNELKSTHDNVVIFNQFDEMGNRLWHYVVTGPAMEEVLQKILGEKDRLAGTVLTSGSSGTLGSGEYLKSKYPNSKLAVSEALQCPTLLYNGFGAHRIEGIGDKHVPWIHNVKNTDMVMAIDDNDAMNLIRLFNEPEGKDFLRKQGVSSSVVNNLSLLGISSIANVLSAIKFAKYYELTDKDVVMTVFTDSMELYDSRLKELQEQKGKYSEQQAAVDFQKHLMGVKTDFIQELSYYDKKRIHNLKYYTWIEQQGKELDELNEQWYNDEEYWGNAFEIADKIDQLIIEFNKKTGLLG